The following nucleotide sequence is from Acetivibrio cellulolyticus CD2.
GAAAAGCTACCGATGATAAATTCATAACCAATGTATCTCAATTCTCAATTGAACTTTTCAAAAAATCCATTAGTGATAAGGAAAATTCTCTTATTTCTCCGTTATCAGTATTGATAGCCCTTTCGATGACAGCAAATGGCGCTGCAGGCGAAACACTTTCACAGATGGAGAAGGCGCTAGGCATGGATATTCCTATTAAGGATTTGAATGAATACCTGTACACCTACGTAAACAACCTGCCAAGTGAAGATAACTCAAAGCTGAATATTGCAAACTCAATATGGTTCCGTGATAACAAAGGCAGTTTTACGGTTAATAAGGATTTTTTACAGAAGAACTCGGATTATTACAATGCTGCTATATACAAGTCTGCATTTGATAGTCAAACTGTTAAAGATATTAACAATTGGACTAAGAAAAGTACAGATAATATGATCGATAAAGTAATTGATCGAATAGATGGTGATACTGTTATGTTCCTGATAAATGCCGTCGCATTTGATGCCAAATGGGAAAATGTTTATACTAAAGAAAATATACTAAAAGACAACTTTACTTCTATTGATGGCAAAGTCCAAAATATTGATTTTATGTGTTCGAGTGAACCAAAATATATTGGCGATGACAAAGCATCAGGTTTTATCAAACCATATATTAATGATAAGTATAGCTTTGTGGCGTTACTTCCGAATGAAAATATAAATATCAACGACTACATTGCAACTCTTACAGGCAAGAGCTTTCAAAATACTATAAAATCTGCACAAGAT
It contains:
- a CDS encoding serpin family protein; the protein is MKFLNRPKRYLNSLLIFVLPIALIANLTGCSVSVKADDLMSGISPNKVSGKATDDKFITNVSQFSIELFKKSISDKENSLISPLSVLIALSMTANGAAGETLSQMEKALGMDIPIKDLNEYLYTYVNNLPSEDNSKLNIANSIWFRDNKGSFTVNKDFLQKNSDYYNAAIYKSAFDSQTVKDINNWTKKSTDNMIDKVIDRIDGDTVMFLINAVAFDAKWENVYTKENILKDNFTSIDGKVQNIDFMCSSEPKYIGDDKASGFIKPYINDKYSFVALLPNENININDYIATLTGKSFQNTIKSAQDIFVSAYLPKFSYNYSIKLNDALKNLGIQKAFSPEQATLGKLGKSSEGNIFIGDVFHKTFISVDELGTKAGAVTKVEIKCESVGMVEKTIKLNRPFVYAIIDNTTNLPVFIGTVMSL